A region of Etheostoma cragini isolate CJK2018 chromosome 24, CSU_Ecrag_1.0, whole genome shotgun sequence DNA encodes the following proteins:
- the LOC117939225 gene encoding microtubule-associated protein 2-like isoform X2 — protein sequence MADGQQPDEHWASNGQENGENGYSAYSSAYRENGYHGGAAAHPGTTVDDSANLPPSPPPSPSAEQFGPVAQAQPDECISQASCEPSMKEDEPQVASLHEKQSAVERATPERAEVVSIELPIPSMKEKEPTDTSSVEQGNQETKDLVEEVAESHLLVESKNKEAKQPLTKESNLKEEDKEGVILPSKSEAPMNENPGMADGKNEECLDSGSDITLHKTPVTDILKGDQRQETVKSSPEPGNGSKATLDISVGHESGAKTYFETSSKSQEQESSQTQSYYELSTAAEKKLSEETKSIVQKLEEQQEKKARTSSGKMSLEQRSLSLNITVESSAGQTVKGEKSRTLCPISGSFDESEVYPSTPFGQSQHQILPAVSITPTTTESPEDTPTKADTPLPSDKHKCFEHSGSLSEMLDLAGDLPRPSLERRDLDHMRRKSVPANVSALAGSSLAKLALGDQTSRVVEGEIQLEEVGYCVFHEYLGPMPSPADVPSPGESPHQLFPSTESEVEEELGATKAEAVQKGTQQQDHKGIIPESSPKIGFEKKDAPVKSTLILERAPTSGKPDRLRIPMTSTKDRLNEFRLDSGLPGDIKIQAIPEVEIEKDPSREASPSPQDSSFTFTSLETGSKVPPTPTTPKSPYETPTDTQVIEEKAGNDVLPEVKAENHPESERIDNGRTELDKEIVKSEQTEVEERREEPEMTNTNIPASSQSSENSTEKGDKNVESESGTPTRLERIEKQETPKVVQDLSTGIPLDEKDAEIQLQDVTLDKFAPHMPQISSPVIIIPQAQVEEEADEEDDIEIAEEPQEVIEEAEIPESLVRGRLMVGDQMVEKHPKSGAEECCHSAQSSENGEHVTDSLHLSQCSNHDLPQQLVEGGRDDGIGEDKVEEHIQRNRDEGTKDEGEVVEKDPAGEEQVEEVCSDEVREEKQNKTMEDEGEERMGEQEVEETSDVLHQTSQEANDETTMDVSILDTDSGWMDSQDDDKSIMTEQIEALPRVQRATSTPVVDRPAKRAPGRGRGHPGVTETKVSRKVPSHHPPKEEMKKKKAVRRADLNKVSALQCRSPSRKSVAKSAARHPRPALLHGSARRKATGMEIHQPLSVAHQSRERTTSPTRAVLLKMAFQRRVSDQQPPRPGSACSLKRSPLVQAELIEARCSSACSGPSPLPNEWAEKERAYRSPEKRSSLPRPAKSLTRHIPAAEQEDSTPSRPTSIQSRGDSRSGRAPGMAGTESARSRSVRSGASTPGSCAVTPGTPPSYACRTPGSRTPGSHTPKSFSILQEKKVAVIRTPPKSPSSAQRQLKVLNQPLPDLKNVKSKIGSTSNLKHQPKGGQVQILQEKLDFSHVKSKCGSKDNLKHSPKGGNVMIPSVKLDFSHVQAKCGSLDKIQHAAGGGNIQIQTKKIDLSHITAKCGSMSNIRHRPGGGHVRIENVKLDFKDKAHAKVGSLGNASHTPGGGNVMIESHKLSFRETAKARVDHGAEIVITHSPGVGTGGTSPHLSSSGSINVLESPQLSTLAQDVTAALAKQGL from the exons ATGGCAGACGGTCAACAGCCAGATGAGCACTGGGCCTCAAACGGCCAGGAGAATGGAGAGAATGGCTACTCTGCCTACAGCTCTGCCTACAGGGAGAATGGATACCACGGTGGAGCAGCTGCACATCCTGGAACAACAG TGGATGACTCGGCCAATTtgcctccctcccctcccccctctccgTCCGCTGAGCAGTTCGGGCCCGTGGCACAAG CCCAGCCAGATGAATGTATCAGTCAGGCATCTTGTGAACCTTCTATGAAAGAAGATGAACCTCAAGTGGCATCGCTGCATGAGAAGCAGTCGGCAGTTGAAAGAGCAACACCTGAAAGGGCAGAAGTTGTTTCGATTGAACTTCCCATTCCCTctatgaaagagaaagagccCACAgatacctcctcagttgagcaGGGTAACCAAGAAACAAAGGATTTAGTAGAAGAGGTTGCTGAGAGTCACCTGCTTGTAGAGtccaaaaacaaagaagcaaAACAACCTCTGACCAAGGAGTCAAATCTTAAGGAGGAAGACAAAGAGGGAGTTATCTTACCAAGCAAATCAGAAGCCCCTATGAATGAAAATCCTGGGATGGCTGATGGGAAAAATGAGGAGTGCCTAGATAGTGGCAGTGACATTACGTTGCATAAGACGCCAGTGACTGACATTCTAAAAGGGGACCAAAGGCAAGAAACAGTCAAGTCAAGTCCGGAACCTGGCAATGGGTCGAAAGCAACATTAGATATTTCTGTTGGACACGAGTCCGGAGCAAAAACCTACTTTGAGACATCCTCAAAAAGCCAGGAACAGGAGTCATCACAAACCCAGAGCTATTACGAACTcagcacagcagcagagaaaaagTTAAGCGAGGAAACTAAAAGCATTGTGCAGAAGCTCGAGGAACAACAGGAAAAGAAAGCCAGAACTTCATCGGGTAAGATGTCACTAGAACAAAGAAGCCTCTCCCTGAACATTACTGTTGAGTCTTCGGCAGGACAGACAGTCAAAGGAGAGAAGTCAAGGACTTTGTGTCCAATCAGTGGAAGCTTTGATGAATCTGAAGTTTACCCTTCAACGCCATTTGGGCAGAGCCAACACCAGATTCTTCCGGCTGTCTCCATTACCCCAACTACCACTGAATCACCTGAAGATACACCCACCAAGGCAGACACGCCTTTGCCTTCTGATAAGCacaaatgttttgaacattCAGGAAGCCTCTCTGAAATGTTGGACCTGGCTGGAGACCTGCCTCGGCCATCATTAGAGAGAAGGGATCTTGACCACATGAGGCGAAAGTCTGTGCCCGCCAATGTATCAGCTCTGGCGGGGAGCTCGTTGGCCAAGCTTGCCTTGGGAGATCAAACCTCAAGAGTGGTGGAGGGAGAAATTCAGTTAGAGGAAGTGGGCTACTGTGTCTTCCATGAGTACTTAGGTCCCATGCCTTCTCCTGCTGATGTACCAAGTCCTGGGGAATCTCCACACCAGCTTTTCCCCTCAACGGAGAGCGAAGTTGAGGAGGAGCTTGGGGCCACAAAAGCTGAAGCTGTTCAAAAAGGAACTCAACAACAAGATCATAAAGGTATTATCCCTGAGAGTTCTCCAAAAATAGGGTTTGAGAAGAAAGATGCACCAGTAAAGAGTACCCTGATTCTTGAAAGAGCTCCGACAAGTGGGAAACCTGATCGCCTGAGAATCCCAATGACTTCTACAAAAGACAGACTGAATGAGTTTCGTTTGGACAGTGGCCTGCCTGGTGACATAAAGATTCAAGCAATTCCTGAGGTAGAAATTGAAAAAGACCCCTCCAGAGAGGCTTCTCCCAGCCCACAAGACAGTTCCTTTACTTTCACTTCTTTGGAAACTGGAAGCAAGGTTCCCCCAACTCCTACCACCCCCAAGTCCCCATATGAAACTCCCACAGATACCCAAGTTATTGAAGAGAAGGCAGGGAACGATGTCCTCCCGGAGGTCAAAGCAGAGAACCATCCAGAGTCTGAGAGAATTGATAATGGACGGACAGAGTTAGACAAAGAAATAGTTAAATCTGAGCAGACGGAAgtagaagaaagaagagaggaaccagaaatgacaaacacaaacataccaGCATCATCTCAGTCTTCAgaaaacagcacagaaaaaGGTGACAAGAATGTTGAAAGTGAGAGTGGGACACCTACAAGATTAGAAAGAATAGAAAAGCAAGAGACCCCAAAAGTTGTTCAGGATTTAAGCACTGGAATACCCTTAGATGAGAAAGATGCAGAAATCCAGTTACAGGATGTAACTCTGGATAAGTTTGCACCACATATGCCACAAATATCCTCCCCTGTCATCATTATACCTCAAGCACAAGTAGAGGAAGAAgcagatgaagaagatgataTTGAGATTGCTGAAGAACCTCAGGAAGTAATTGAAGAAGCTGAAATCCCTGAGAGTCTAGTTAGGGGGAGGTTGATGGTAGGCGATCAGATGGTAGAAAAACATCCCAAGTCGGGAGCAGAAGAATGTTGTCACAGTGCGCAAAGCAGTGAAAATGGGGAGCATGTGACAGACAGTTTGCACTTGTCTCAATGCTCCAACCATGATCTTCCACAGCAACTGGTTGAAGGTGGCAGAGATGATGGGATAGGTGAGGATAAAGTAGAAGAACATATACAAAGAAATAGGGATGAAGGGACTAAAGACGAGGGTGAGGTGGTAGAGAAAGACCCTGCAGGTGAGGAGCAAGTGGAAGAAGTTTGTTCTGATGAAGTACGTGAAGAGAAACAGAATAAAACGATGGAGgatgagggggaggagaggatgGGTGAACAGGAGGTGGAAGAGACCTCTGATGTACTGCACCAGACCAGTCAGGAAGCTAATGATGAAACCACCATGGACGTCTCTATCCTAGATACAGACAGTGGCTGGATGGACTCACAAG ATGATGACAAAAGTATCATGACTGAGCAAATTGAAGCTCTTCCTCGGGTCCAGCGTGCTACTAGTACACCTGTGGTGGACAGACCCGCTAAACGGGCCCCTGGCAGAGGAAGGGGCCACCCTGGCGTCACTGAGACTAAAGTGTCCCGAAAAGTACCCAGCCACCATCCACCAaaagaggagatgaagaagaaaaaag CTGTGAGGAGGGCTGACCTGAATAAGGTGTCAGCCCTCCAATGTCGTTCTCCATCTCGAAAGAGTGTAGCCAAATCAGCAGCCAGACATCCTAGGCCCGCTCTGCTTCACGGCTCTGCTAGACGCAAGGCCACAG GTATGGAAATCCATCAGCCCCTCAGTGTGGCCCACCAGTCCAGAGAAAGGACCACT AGCCCAACGCGGGCCGTTCTGTTAAAGATGGCATTTCAGCGCCGGGTGTCCGATCAGCAACCCCCCCGGCCTGGTTCTGCCTGTAGCCTTAAACGGAGCCCATTGGTGCAGGCAGAGCTCATTGAGGCCCGCTGCTCCTCTGCATGTTCCGGCCCATCCCCTCTGCCAAACGAATGGGCAGAGAAg gAGAGAGCGTACCGCAGCCCAGAGAAGAGGTCGTCCCTGCCCAGGCCGGCCAAATCTCTGACACGCCACATCCCTGCTGCTGAGCAAGAAGACAGCACCCCCTCCAGGCCAACCT CGATCCAGTCCAGGGGGGACAGCAGGTCTGGAAGAGCCCCTGGTATGGCAG GTACAGAGTCTGCACGTTCCCGATCAGTCCGTAGCGGTGCCTCCACCCCCGGCTCCTGCGCCGTCACACCCGGCACACCCCCTAGCTACGCCTGCCGCACCCCCGGCTCTCGTACCCCCGGCAGCCACACGCCCAAGTCCTTCAGCATCCTCCAGGAGAAGAAGGTGGCGGTCATCCGAACCCCGCCCAAGTCTCCATCCTCAGCCCAACGGCAGCTGAAGGTTCTTAATCAGCCCCTGCCTGACCTGAAGAATGTAAAGTCCAAGATCGGGTCCACCTCCAACCTCAAGCACCAGCCGAAAGGCGGACAG gtTCAGATTTTACAGGAGAAGCTGGACTTCAGTCATGTTAAGTCAAAGTGCGGCTCCAAGGATAATCTGAAGCACTCGCCCAAAGGAGGCAAT GTCATGATTCCAAGTGTTAAACTGGACTTTAGCCACGTTCAGGCTAAATGTGGCTCCCTGGACAAGATCCAGCATGCAGCAGGCGGGGGAAAC
- the LOC117939225 gene encoding microtubule-associated protein 2-like isoform X8 yields the protein MADGQQPDEHWASNGQENGENGYSAYSSAYRENGYHGGAAAHPGTTVDDSANLPPSPPPSPSAEQFGPVAQAQPDECISQASCEPSMKEDEPQVASLHEKQSAVERATPERAEVVSIELPIPSMKEKEPTDTSSVEQGNQETKDLVEEVAESHLLVESKNKEAKQPLTKESNLKEEDKEGVILPSKSEAPMNENPGMADGKNEECLDSGSDITLHKTPVTDILKGDQRQETVKSSPEPGNGSKATLDISVGHESGAKTYFETSSKSQEQESSQTQSYYELSTAAEKKLSEETKSIVQKLEEQQEKKARTSSGKMSLEQRSLSLNITVESSAGQTVKGEKSRTLCPISGSFDESEVYPSTPFGQSQHQILPAVSITPTTTESPEDTPTKADTPLPSDKHKCFEHSGSLSEMLDLAGDLPRPSLERRDLDHMRRKSVPANVSALAGSSLAKLALGDQTSRVVEGEIQLEEVGYCVFHEYLGPMPSPADVPSPGESPHQLFPSTESEVEEELGATKAEAVQKGTQQQDHKGIIPESSPKIGFEKKDAPVKSTLILERAPTSGKPDRLRIPMTSTKDRLNEFRLDSGLPGDIKIQAIPEVEIEKDPSREASPSPQDSSFTFTSLETGSKVPPTPTTPKSPYETPTDTQVIEEKAGNDVLPEVKAENHPESERIDNGRTELDKEIVKSEQTEVEERREEPEMTNTNIPASSQSSENSTEKGDKNVESESGTPTRLERIEKQETPKVVQDLSTGIPLDEKDAEIQLQDVTLDKFAPHMPQISSPVIIIPQAQVEEEADEEDDIEIAEEPQEVIEEAEIPESLVRGRLMVGDQMVEKHPKSGAEECCHSAQSSENGEHVTDSLHLSQCSNHDLPQQLVEGGRDDGIGEDKVEEHIQRNRDEGTKDEGEVVEKDPAGEEQVEEVCSDEVREEKQNKTMEDEGEERMGEQEVEETSDVLHQTSQEANDETTMDVSILDTDSGWMDSQDDDKSIMTEQIEALPRVQRATSTPVVDRPAKRAPGRGRGHPGVTETKVSRKVPSHHPPKEEMKKKKAVRRADLNKVSALQCRSPSRKSVAKSAARHPRPALLHGSARRKATGMEIHQPLSVAHQSRERTTERAYRSPEKRSSLPRPAKSLTRHIPAAEQEDSTPSRPTCTESARSRSVRSGASTPGSCAVTPGTPPSYACRTPGSRTPGSHTPKSFSILQEKKVAVIRTPPKSPSSAQRQLKVLNQPLPDLKNVKSKIGSTSNLKHQPKGGQVQILQEKLDFSHVKSKCGSKDNLKHSPKGGNVMIPSVKLDFSHVQAKCGSLDKIQHAAGGGNIQIQTKKIDLSHITAKCGSMSNIRHRPGGGHVRIENVKLDFKDKAHAKVGSLGNASHTPGGGNVMIESHKLSFRETAKARVDHGAEIVITHSPGVGTGGTSPHLSSSGSINVLESPQLSTLAQDVTAALAKQGL from the exons ATGGCAGACGGTCAACAGCCAGATGAGCACTGGGCCTCAAACGGCCAGGAGAATGGAGAGAATGGCTACTCTGCCTACAGCTCTGCCTACAGGGAGAATGGATACCACGGTGGAGCAGCTGCACATCCTGGAACAACAG TGGATGACTCGGCCAATTtgcctccctcccctcccccctctccgTCCGCTGAGCAGTTCGGGCCCGTGGCACAAG CCCAGCCAGATGAATGTATCAGTCAGGCATCTTGTGAACCTTCTATGAAAGAAGATGAACCTCAAGTGGCATCGCTGCATGAGAAGCAGTCGGCAGTTGAAAGAGCAACACCTGAAAGGGCAGAAGTTGTTTCGATTGAACTTCCCATTCCCTctatgaaagagaaagagccCACAgatacctcctcagttgagcaGGGTAACCAAGAAACAAAGGATTTAGTAGAAGAGGTTGCTGAGAGTCACCTGCTTGTAGAGtccaaaaacaaagaagcaaAACAACCTCTGACCAAGGAGTCAAATCTTAAGGAGGAAGACAAAGAGGGAGTTATCTTACCAAGCAAATCAGAAGCCCCTATGAATGAAAATCCTGGGATGGCTGATGGGAAAAATGAGGAGTGCCTAGATAGTGGCAGTGACATTACGTTGCATAAGACGCCAGTGACTGACATTCTAAAAGGGGACCAAAGGCAAGAAACAGTCAAGTCAAGTCCGGAACCTGGCAATGGGTCGAAAGCAACATTAGATATTTCTGTTGGACACGAGTCCGGAGCAAAAACCTACTTTGAGACATCCTCAAAAAGCCAGGAACAGGAGTCATCACAAACCCAGAGCTATTACGAACTcagcacagcagcagagaaaaagTTAAGCGAGGAAACTAAAAGCATTGTGCAGAAGCTCGAGGAACAACAGGAAAAGAAAGCCAGAACTTCATCGGGTAAGATGTCACTAGAACAAAGAAGCCTCTCCCTGAACATTACTGTTGAGTCTTCGGCAGGACAGACAGTCAAAGGAGAGAAGTCAAGGACTTTGTGTCCAATCAGTGGAAGCTTTGATGAATCTGAAGTTTACCCTTCAACGCCATTTGGGCAGAGCCAACACCAGATTCTTCCGGCTGTCTCCATTACCCCAACTACCACTGAATCACCTGAAGATACACCCACCAAGGCAGACACGCCTTTGCCTTCTGATAAGCacaaatgttttgaacattCAGGAAGCCTCTCTGAAATGTTGGACCTGGCTGGAGACCTGCCTCGGCCATCATTAGAGAGAAGGGATCTTGACCACATGAGGCGAAAGTCTGTGCCCGCCAATGTATCAGCTCTGGCGGGGAGCTCGTTGGCCAAGCTTGCCTTGGGAGATCAAACCTCAAGAGTGGTGGAGGGAGAAATTCAGTTAGAGGAAGTGGGCTACTGTGTCTTCCATGAGTACTTAGGTCCCATGCCTTCTCCTGCTGATGTACCAAGTCCTGGGGAATCTCCACACCAGCTTTTCCCCTCAACGGAGAGCGAAGTTGAGGAGGAGCTTGGGGCCACAAAAGCTGAAGCTGTTCAAAAAGGAACTCAACAACAAGATCATAAAGGTATTATCCCTGAGAGTTCTCCAAAAATAGGGTTTGAGAAGAAAGATGCACCAGTAAAGAGTACCCTGATTCTTGAAAGAGCTCCGACAAGTGGGAAACCTGATCGCCTGAGAATCCCAATGACTTCTACAAAAGACAGACTGAATGAGTTTCGTTTGGACAGTGGCCTGCCTGGTGACATAAAGATTCAAGCAATTCCTGAGGTAGAAATTGAAAAAGACCCCTCCAGAGAGGCTTCTCCCAGCCCACAAGACAGTTCCTTTACTTTCACTTCTTTGGAAACTGGAAGCAAGGTTCCCCCAACTCCTACCACCCCCAAGTCCCCATATGAAACTCCCACAGATACCCAAGTTATTGAAGAGAAGGCAGGGAACGATGTCCTCCCGGAGGTCAAAGCAGAGAACCATCCAGAGTCTGAGAGAATTGATAATGGACGGACAGAGTTAGACAAAGAAATAGTTAAATCTGAGCAGACGGAAgtagaagaaagaagagaggaaccagaaatgacaaacacaaacataccaGCATCATCTCAGTCTTCAgaaaacagcacagaaaaaGGTGACAAGAATGTTGAAAGTGAGAGTGGGACACCTACAAGATTAGAAAGAATAGAAAAGCAAGAGACCCCAAAAGTTGTTCAGGATTTAAGCACTGGAATACCCTTAGATGAGAAAGATGCAGAAATCCAGTTACAGGATGTAACTCTGGATAAGTTTGCACCACATATGCCACAAATATCCTCCCCTGTCATCATTATACCTCAAGCACAAGTAGAGGAAGAAgcagatgaagaagatgataTTGAGATTGCTGAAGAACCTCAGGAAGTAATTGAAGAAGCTGAAATCCCTGAGAGTCTAGTTAGGGGGAGGTTGATGGTAGGCGATCAGATGGTAGAAAAACATCCCAAGTCGGGAGCAGAAGAATGTTGTCACAGTGCGCAAAGCAGTGAAAATGGGGAGCATGTGACAGACAGTTTGCACTTGTCTCAATGCTCCAACCATGATCTTCCACAGCAACTGGTTGAAGGTGGCAGAGATGATGGGATAGGTGAGGATAAAGTAGAAGAACATATACAAAGAAATAGGGATGAAGGGACTAAAGACGAGGGTGAGGTGGTAGAGAAAGACCCTGCAGGTGAGGAGCAAGTGGAAGAAGTTTGTTCTGATGAAGTACGTGAAGAGAAACAGAATAAAACGATGGAGgatgagggggaggagaggatgGGTGAACAGGAGGTGGAAGAGACCTCTGATGTACTGCACCAGACCAGTCAGGAAGCTAATGATGAAACCACCATGGACGTCTCTATCCTAGATACAGACAGTGGCTGGATGGACTCACAAG ATGATGACAAAAGTATCATGACTGAGCAAATTGAAGCTCTTCCTCGGGTCCAGCGTGCTACTAGTACACCTGTGGTGGACAGACCCGCTAAACGGGCCCCTGGCAGAGGAAGGGGCCACCCTGGCGTCACTGAGACTAAAGTGTCCCGAAAAGTACCCAGCCACCATCCACCAaaagaggagatgaagaagaaaaaag CTGTGAGGAGGGCTGACCTGAATAAGGTGTCAGCCCTCCAATGTCGTTCTCCATCTCGAAAGAGTGTAGCCAAATCAGCAGCCAGACATCCTAGGCCCGCTCTGCTTCACGGCTCTGCTAGACGCAAGGCCACAG GTATGGAAATCCATCAGCCCCTCAGTGTGGCCCACCAGTCCAGAGAAAGGACCACT gAGAGAGCGTACCGCAGCCCAGAGAAGAGGTCGTCCCTGCCCAGGCCGGCCAAATCTCTGACACGCCACATCCCTGCTGCTGAGCAAGAAGACAGCACCCCCTCCAGGCCAACCT GTACAGAGTCTGCACGTTCCCGATCAGTCCGTAGCGGTGCCTCCACCCCCGGCTCCTGCGCCGTCACACCCGGCACACCCCCTAGCTACGCCTGCCGCACCCCCGGCTCTCGTACCCCCGGCAGCCACACGCCCAAGTCCTTCAGCATCCTCCAGGAGAAGAAGGTGGCGGTCATCCGAACCCCGCCCAAGTCTCCATCCTCAGCCCAACGGCAGCTGAAGGTTCTTAATCAGCCCCTGCCTGACCTGAAGAATGTAAAGTCCAAGATCGGGTCCACCTCCAACCTCAAGCACCAGCCGAAAGGCGGACAG gtTCAGATTTTACAGGAGAAGCTGGACTTCAGTCATGTTAAGTCAAAGTGCGGCTCCAAGGATAATCTGAAGCACTCGCCCAAAGGAGGCAAT GTCATGATTCCAAGTGTTAAACTGGACTTTAGCCACGTTCAGGCTAAATGTGGCTCCCTGGACAAGATCCAGCATGCAGCAGGCGGGGGAAAC